One Flavobacterium sp. 90 DNA segment encodes these proteins:
- a CDS encoding DUF4265 domain-containing protein produces the protein MADTHKKILFKYYSTYLEEIVSETMWAEIIDLEKGYYKLDNIPFFGPLIATDDIFRAEYDETEKCFIHRETIESSGNSIVQILILDEGFDKEIIREKLKSINCISESLNETFLAAEITKEVDYSIVKSILDEYESNSVIEFAEPCLSEKHRADLLKN, from the coding sequence ATGGCAGATACGCATAAAAAAATCCTATTTAAATATTATAGTACTTACCTCGAAGAAATAGTTTCTGAAACGATGTGGGCTGAAATTATAGATTTAGAAAAAGGATATTATAAATTGGATAATATTCCATTTTTTGGACCTTTGATTGCTACGGATGATATTTTTCGTGCAGAATATGATGAAACCGAAAAGTGCTTTATTCATAGAGAAACAATTGAAAGTTCCGGAAATTCAATTGTTCAGATTTTAATTTTAGACGAAGGTTTTGATAAAGAAATAATCAGAGAAAAATTAAAATCAATTAATTGCATTTCAGAAAGTCTAAACGAGACATTTCTTGCTGCCGAAATTACAAAAGAAGTCGATTATTCGATCGTAAAAAGCATTTTAGATGAGTATGAATCAAATTCAGTAATAGAATTTGCAGAACCTTGTCTTTCTGAAAAACACCGTGCAGATTTATTAAAAAACTAA
- a CDS encoding VOC family protein — translation MFLRVARHTDDLERIVNFYVDILGFELLGDFQNHNNYDGVFVGKSGLDWHFEFTKSHEKANHTFDQDDVIVLYPKSIIDYDVLISQLLHNNISIITASNPFWNENGKMFLDPDGYRIVVSPLKAIINEIN, via the coding sequence ATGTTTTTGAGAGTTGCCCGACATACTGATGATTTAGAAAGAATTGTAAACTTTTATGTTGATATTCTTGGTTTTGAGCTATTAGGAGACTTTCAGAATCATAATAATTATGACGGTGTTTTTGTTGGAAAATCCGGTTTGGACTGGCATTTTGAATTTACAAAATCCCATGAAAAAGCCAATCATACCTTTGATCAGGACGATGTAATTGTACTTTATCCAAAATCAATTATAGATTATGATGTATTGATTAGCCAATTGTTACATAATAACATTTCAATAATAACTGCAAGTAATCCTTTCTGGAATGAAAACGGAAAAATGTTTCTCGATCCTGATGGTTATCGCATTGTTGTATCACCGTTGAAAGCAATAATAAATGAAATTAACTAA
- a CDS encoding DinB family protein, whose product MQEAILKFERLLLENGSYFPTINQNTLEERKPGKWSKKEVLGHLVDSAIHNLVRFTEINYVEKPYQHRPYNQIDLVNLNQYQTMDIDELTQLWFVLNKQIVRLMKSVDEKALDYEIVLSDGSVIDLKFLMTDYVEHLEHHINQIKA is encoded by the coding sequence ATGCAAGAAGCTATTCTTAAATTTGAAAGATTATTATTGGAAAATGGTTCTTATTTTCCAACAATAAATCAAAATACTTTAGAAGAAAGAAAACCTGGAAAATGGTCTAAAAAAGAGGTTTTAGGACATTTGGTTGATTCTGCAATTCATAATCTGGTTCGTTTTACAGAAATAAATTATGTAGAAAAACCTTATCAACACAGGCCATATAATCAAATAGATTTGGTAAATTTAAACCAATATCAAACAATGGATATTGACGAGTTGACGCAGTTGTGGTTTGTGCTTAATAAACAGATTGTCAGACTTATGAAATCTGTTGATGAGAAAGCTTTAGATTATGAAATTGTGCTAAGTGACGGTTCTGTAATTGATTTAAAGTTTCTGATGACAGATTATGTTGAACATTTAGAACATCATATAAACCAGATAAAAGCTTAA
- a CDS encoding nucleoside phosphorylase yields the protein MIQNSELILNPDGSVYHLNLRPEHIAHDIIFVGDQNRVEKITQFFDSIEYSTQKREFKTQTGIYKGKRISVMSTGIGPDNIDIVINELDALVNIDLETRLPKENLTSLNIIRIGTSGSLQNDIPVDSFVMSKFGLGLDNMLRSYLIDEVSNAAIEDAFVAHTNWDIRKGKPYAIACSEKLEKIIESDKIFKGITATAGGFYGPQGRVLRLNIQDEELNNKMDNFNFDNQRITNLEMETAAIYGLSALLGHNALSLNAIIANRASGTFSEDPYKAVDELITYTLNKLAGN from the coding sequence ATGATACAAAACTCAGAATTAATACTAAATCCAGACGGAAGCGTTTACCACTTAAACCTTCGTCCTGAACATATTGCTCACGATATAATTTTTGTTGGAGATCAAAATAGAGTCGAGAAAATCACTCAGTTTTTTGATTCTATCGAATATTCAACTCAAAAAAGAGAGTTTAAAACGCAAACCGGAATCTATAAAGGAAAAAGAATTTCTGTAATGTCAACCGGAATTGGTCCTGATAATATTGATATTGTTATTAATGAATTAGACGCTTTGGTAAACATCGATTTAGAAACTCGTTTGCCTAAAGAAAACCTGACTTCGCTTAATATTATCAGAATCGGAACTTCGGGTTCTTTGCAGAATGATATTCCTGTGGATAGTTTCGTAATGTCTAAATTCGGATTAGGATTAGACAATATGCTTCGCTCCTATTTGATCGACGAAGTTTCGAATGCTGCTATCGAAGATGCTTTTGTTGCGCATACTAATTGGGATATCAGAAAAGGAAAACCTTATGCAATTGCGTGTTCTGAAAAACTGGAAAAAATCATTGAATCTGATAAAATTTTTAAAGGAATTACAGCAACTGCCGGAGGATTTTATGGACCACAAGGACGTGTTTTACGTTTGAATATTCAAGATGAGGAATTAAACAATAAAATGGATAATTTTAATTTTGATAACCAAAGAATCACTAATTTAGAAATGGAAACGGCTGCGATCTATGGGCTTTCGGCGCTTCTCGGACATAATGCTTTGTCTTTGAATGCTATTATTGCAAATCGTGCATCAGGAACTTTTAGTGAAGATCCTTATAAAGCTGTTGATGAATTGATTACTTATACATTGAATAAACTGGCGGGTAATTAA
- a CDS encoding translation initiation factor, which yields MDLQDQLKNLFPDHVESNEPEEIQEQDHVLYIQKEPMICKFEKRKGKATTIIEGYEGSDEDFKVLAKEIKTKLSVGGTFKDSSIIIQGDYRDKIMEILKAKGFKTKRVGG from the coding sequence ATGGACTTACAAGATCAATTAAAAAACTTATTTCCCGATCACGTCGAATCAAATGAGCCTGAGGAAATTCAGGAGCAGGATCATGTGCTTTATATTCAAAAAGAGCCTATGATTTGCAAATTTGAAAAACGAAAAGGAAAAGCCACCACAATTATCGAAGGTTATGAAGGATCTGACGAAGATTTTAAAGTTCTCGCCAAAGAAATCAAAACCAAATTAAGTGTTGGCGGAACTTTTAAAGACAGTTCAATCATTATTCAAGGCGATTATCGCGACAAAATCATGGAAATCCTAAAAGCAAAAGGATTTAAAACGAAACGTGTGGGTGGATAA
- a CDS encoding 2-oxoglutarate and iron-dependent oxygenase domain-containing protein: MQNIPSVDLRDFLSDDPKRKQKFVNEIGSAFENIGFVALKGHFLDDQLVDELYGEIRKFFALPVETKHNYEIPGIGGQRGYVSFGKEHAKGRKEGDLKEFWHFGQYVDASSKYASEYPDNVEVTELPRFNVVGKEAYQMLEKTGVYVLRALALHLGLDEFYFDQYAKDGNSILRPIHYPPITSEPENAIRAAAHGDINLITLLMGAQGKGLQVQNHDGEWIDAIAADDELVINVGDMLSRHTNNKLKSTIHQVVNPPRELWGTSRFSVPFFMHPVSDMRLDCLENCIDAENPKRFEDITAGDYLYERLVDLGLIKK, encoded by the coding sequence ATGCAAAACATTCCTAGTGTAGACTTACGTGATTTCCTTTCGGACGACCCGAAACGTAAACAAAAATTTGTAAATGAAATCGGCAGTGCATTTGAAAACATTGGCTTCGTAGCCCTAAAAGGTCACTTTTTAGACGATCAGTTAGTAGACGAGCTTTATGGCGAAATTAGAAAATTTTTCGCTTTGCCAGTGGAAACTAAGCATAATTATGAAATTCCCGGTATTGGCGGACAACGAGGTTATGTATCTTTTGGAAAAGAACATGCTAAAGGTCGCAAAGAAGGTGATTTGAAAGAATTTTGGCATTTTGGCCAATATGTTGATGCTTCTTCAAAATATGCTTCGGAATATCCGGACAATGTTGAAGTGACTGAATTACCTCGTTTTAATGTTGTAGGTAAAGAAGCGTATCAAATGCTTGAAAAAACAGGTGTTTATGTATTAAGAGCTTTGGCTTTGCACTTAGGTTTAGATGAATTTTATTTTGACCAATATGCAAAAGACGGAAACTCTATTTTGAGACCAATTCATTATCCACCAATTACTTCTGAGCCGGAAAACGCAATTCGTGCAGCTGCTCACGGAGATATTAATCTGATTACCTTATTAATGGGTGCACAGGGAAAAGGATTACAAGTTCAAAATCATGATGGCGAATGGATTGATGCAATCGCTGCAGACGATGAATTAGTAATTAATGTTGGAGATATGTTGTCAAGACATACAAACAATAAACTAAAATCTACGATTCACCAGGTTGTAAATCCGCCTAGAGAATTATGGGGAACTTCACGTTTTTCGGTTCCGTTTTTTATGCATCCGGTAAGCGATATGCGTCTGGATTGTCTTGAAAACTGTATTGATGCTGAAAATCCTAAGAGATTCGAAGATATTACAGCGGGAGATTATTTATACGAACGTTTAGTAGATTTAGGGTTAATTAAAAAATAA
- a CDS encoding dehydrogenase E1 component subunit alpha/beta, with protein sequence MIFYKQNLSDTQLLDLYKKILKPRLIEEKMLILIRQGKVSKWFSGIGQEAIAVGVTAALEDNEYVLPMHRNLGVFTTRNIPLYRLFSQWQGKANGFTKGRDRSFHFGTQEYNIIGMISHLGPQLGIADGIALADKLQNNKKVTAVFTGEGATSEGDFHEALNIAAVWKLPVMFIIENNGYGLSTPTNEQYSCENLADKGIGYGIESYIIDGNNILEVYNKILQLKEHMQQDPHPVLLEFKTFRMRGHEEASGTKYVPDELLRKWATQDPVDNYRMFLLEEGILTEEHDAAFHEEIKHEIEENWAIANAEPEIIPTYSEELKDVYEPFQYEEVNTESESKNIRFIDAIRNSLDQSMQRHENLVIMGQDIAEYGGAFKITEGFVETFGKERVRNTPICESAVISAGMGLSINGYKAIVEMQFADFVSTGFNPIVNLLAKSHYRWGEKADVVVRMPCGGGTQAGPFHSQTNEAWFTKTPGLKVVYPAFPYDAKGLLNTSINDPNPVLFFEHKQLYRSVYQDVPTDYYTIPLGKAALLKEGNAITIIAFGAPVHWALETLAKYPEIDADLIDLRTLQPLDTETIFASVRKTGKVIIYQEDTLFGGIASDISALIMEECFEYLDAPVKRVASLDSPIPFTKALEDQFLPKDRFENVLLDLLKY encoded by the coding sequence ATGATTTTCTATAAACAGAACCTTTCTGATACTCAATTATTAGACTTATATAAAAAAATTCTAAAACCTCGTTTGATCGAAGAAAAAATGCTGATTCTGATTCGGCAGGGAAAAGTCTCAAAATGGTTCTCCGGAATCGGGCAGGAGGCAATCGCTGTGGGAGTTACTGCTGCATTAGAAGACAATGAATACGTCTTGCCAATGCACAGAAACCTGGGCGTTTTTACGACCAGAAACATTCCGCTGTATCGATTATTTTCGCAATGGCAGGGAAAAGCAAATGGTTTTACTAAAGGAAGAGATCGCAGTTTTCATTTTGGAACGCAGGAATACAATATTATCGGAATGATTTCGCATTTAGGTCCGCAATTAGGAATCGCAGACGGAATCGCTCTTGCCGATAAACTTCAGAATAATAAAAAAGTCACAGCCGTTTTTACCGGTGAAGGCGCTACAAGTGAAGGAGATTTTCATGAAGCATTAAATATTGCTGCTGTCTGGAAATTGCCTGTAATGTTTATCATCGAAAACAATGGTTACGGACTTTCGACTCCAACAAATGAACAATATTCCTGCGAAAACCTTGCTGATAAAGGTATTGGCTACGGAATCGAAAGTTATATTATTGATGGAAATAATATACTTGAAGTCTACAATAAAATTTTGCAGCTCAAAGAACACATGCAACAAGATCCGCATCCGGTTTTATTGGAATTTAAAACCTTTAGAATGCGCGGACATGAAGAGGCGAGTGGCACAAAATATGTTCCCGATGAATTATTAAGAAAATGGGCAACGCAAGATCCGGTCGATAATTACAGAATGTTTCTTTTAGAAGAGGGTATTTTGACTGAAGAACATGACGCAGCTTTCCATGAAGAAATTAAACATGAAATCGAAGAAAATTGGGCTATTGCAAATGCAGAACCTGAAATTATTCCAACTTATAGTGAAGAATTAAAAGATGTGTATGAACCTTTTCAATATGAAGAAGTTAATACAGAATCAGAATCTAAGAATATTCGGTTTATAGACGCTATCAGAAACAGTTTAGACCAATCAATGCAACGCCACGAAAACCTGGTTATTATGGGTCAGGATATTGCCGAATATGGTGGTGCATTTAAAATTACAGAAGGCTTTGTTGAAACGTTTGGGAAAGAGCGCGTACGTAATACTCCAATTTGCGAAAGCGCTGTAATATCTGCCGGAATGGGTTTATCAATCAACGGATATAAAGCAATTGTCGAAATGCAATTTGCCGATTTTGTTTCTACAGGATTTAATCCAATTGTAAATTTATTGGCAAAATCACATTATCGCTGGGGCGAAAAAGCCGATGTAGTCGTTAGAATGCCTTGCGGCGGCGGAACTCAGGCTGGACCATTTCATTCACAGACAAATGAAGCCTGGTTTACCAAAACTCCGGGTTTAAAAGTCGTATATCCTGCGTTTCCATATGATGCAAAAGGATTACTGAATACTTCGATAAATGATCCAAATCCGGTTTTGTTTTTCGAACATAAACAATTGTACAGAAGCGTTTATCAAGACGTTCCAACAGATTATTATACAATTCCATTAGGAAAAGCGGCTTTATTAAAAGAAGGAAATGCTATAACCATTATCGCTTTTGGTGCTCCGGTTCATTGGGCATTAGAAACTTTGGCAAAATATCCTGAAATTGACGCTGATTTAATCGATCTAAGAACTTTACAACCTTTAGATACTGAAACTATTTTTGCTTCAGTTAGAAAAACAGGAAAAGTAATTATTTATCAGGAAGACACGCTTTTTGGTGGAATTGCCAGCGATATTTCGGCTTTAATTATGGAAGAATGTTTCGAATATCTTGATGCTCCCGTAAAAAGAGTTGCGAGCTTAGATTCGCCAATTCCGTTTACTAAAGCGCTGGAAGATCAGTTCTTACCAAAAGATCGTTTTGAGAATGTTTTATTAGATTTATTAAAATATTAG
- a CDS encoding DUF885 domain-containing protein — protein MKKLFVSFFAMTLLFSCNKSTKSNEDKALDQKFDTYKDGFVTALWKISPNWASSVGYHKLDSVLTIPNDNQKKITLEFVNAQLDSLKKFNIDELSDNNKTDFHLIKNELESDIFSITELKAGEWDPSSYNVCGAFAEILNGTYDTPEIRLRAFNAKMNNIPAYYEAAKNNIKNPTVEHTELAIAQNLGGSTVFQDELKTALDKSKLTDVEKKEMLAKAQVSVKAIADYANWLKNLPNKTPRSFRLGAALYAKKFNHDIQSGYSADEIFKIAVDHKKDLHDKMFVLADKLWTKYKGTEAKPADKLELIKQVIDKISLQHTTPEKFQSEIEKQIPELTAYVKAKDLLYIDPSKPLVVRKEPAYMAGVAGASISAPGPYDKNANTYYNVGSMSGWTPENAESYLREYNNYILQILNIHEAIPGHYTQLVYSNQSPSIIKSILSNGAMVEGWAVYAERMMLESGYKNSDEMWLMYYKWNLRATCNTILDISVHTKNMSKEDALKLLTKEAFQQQAEADGKWKRVTLSQVQLCSYFTGYTEIYNLREELKKQEGDKFNLKKFHEKFLSFGSAPVKYIKELMLSKE, from the coding sequence ATGAAAAAACTATTCGTTTCTTTCTTTGCAATGACTTTACTTTTTTCTTGTAATAAAAGTACTAAGTCTAATGAGGATAAAGCTTTAGATCAAAAATTTGATACTTATAAAGATGGTTTTGTAACCGCTTTATGGAAAATTAGTCCAAATTGGGCTTCTAGTGTTGGCTATCATAAACTAGATAGTGTTTTGACTATACCAAATGATAATCAGAAAAAAATAACACTTGAGTTTGTCAATGCACAATTAGATTCTTTGAAAAAATTCAATATTGACGAGTTATCGGACAATAACAAAACCGATTTTCATTTGATTAAAAATGAACTTGAAAGCGATATTTTCAGCATTACTGAATTAAAAGCAGGCGAGTGGGATCCTTCCAGTTATAATGTTTGTGGTGCTTTTGCCGAAATTTTAAATGGTACTTATGACACTCCAGAGATTCGTTTACGTGCTTTTAATGCAAAAATGAATAATATTCCAGCATATTATGAAGCTGCGAAAAACAATATCAAAAATCCAACAGTTGAACATACAGAACTTGCCATTGCTCAAAACCTTGGCGGATCGACTGTGTTTCAGGATGAACTAAAAACAGCATTAGATAAAAGTAAATTAACTGATGTTGAGAAAAAAGAAATGCTTGCCAAAGCACAAGTTTCTGTGAAAGCAATTGCTGATTACGCAAATTGGTTAAAAAATCTACCGAATAAAACACCTCGTTCTTTTAGACTTGGAGCAGCATTATATGCTAAGAAATTTAATCATGACATTCAATCAGGTTATTCTGCCGATGAAATTTTTAAAATTGCAGTAGATCACAAAAAAGATTTACATGATAAAATGTTTGTTCTGGCTGATAAACTTTGGACAAAATACAAGGGAACTGAAGCAAAACCTGCTGATAAATTGGAGTTAATTAAGCAAGTAATCGACAAAATCTCTTTGCAGCACACAACGCCTGAGAAATTTCAATCTGAAATAGAGAAGCAAATTCCGGAATTAACAGCTTATGTAAAAGCTAAAGATTTATTGTACATAGATCCTTCAAAACCACTTGTAGTACGCAAAGAACCGGCTTATATGGCAGGAGTTGCCGGCGCGTCTATTTCGGCTCCGGGACCTTATGACAAAAATGCAAATACGTATTACAATGTAGGAAGTATGTCTGGTTGGACTCCGGAAAATGCAGAAAGTTATTTGCGTGAATACAACAATTACATCCTTCAGATTCTTAATATTCACGAAGCAATTCCCGGACATTATACACAGCTCGTTTATAGCAATCAATCTCCAAGTATCATCAAATCGATATTATCAAATGGCGCTATGGTTGAAGGTTGGGCGGTTTATGCAGAAAGAATGATGCTTGAAAGTGGTTATAAAAATTCTGACGAAATGTGGTTGATGTACTATAAATGGAATTTAAGAGCAACTTGCAATACGATTCTAGACATTAGTGTTCACACCAAAAATATGTCTAAAGAAGATGCATTGAAATTATTGACCAAAGAAGCTTTTCAGCAACAAGCTGAAGCCGATGGAAAATGGAAACGCGTCACTTTATCCCAAGTGCAATTATGTTCTTACTTTACAGGATATACTGAAATTTATAACCTTAGAGAAGAACTTAAAAAACAAGAAGGAGACAAATTTAATCTGAAAAAATTTCATGAAAAATTCCTGAGTTTTGGAAGCGCTCCAGTAAAATACATAAAAGAATTAATGCTTTCTAAAGAATAA